GATACTTCGTACAGTTGCTGAGATCGAAAACGATTTAAAATTTAAAACAGAGAAGATTGAACCATATAAAGGTGAAAAGGTTCAGGGCGCAGTCGAAGAGGCCGAGAACCCGCTCTTTACATTTCGTCATGCAAAAATAAAATTAAAAGCTGGCTATCATGAAGCCGGAAAATTCATAAATACGCTTGAGAAGAAGACAAAATTCTTAGAAATAAAAAATGTATCAATAGGGTATAATCCCAAAACACCGTATCAGCACAATGTTGAGATTAAAGTAAAATATCTTGTTTTAAAAAAGCCGCTTCTTGAATAGTCTTCGACTATCTTATTATCTCGCTTCACTTATCCAATGTACGTACGAGTTTACACAGAGCAGGGTTACAGCATTCCGACACACACTGATCGGTGAAATTTCCACTCTCGAAATCTCTACGAGATTTTTTTGCTCGCATTAATTGTTCCCATCCCCCCTAGATTTTCTCGGGCTTCGTCCCAAAATCGTCCTCACCAGGAGACTTTCCCTTGACAATATATCTTTAATAACGTTTAATAAGGTTTAATAATTAATGATAACCATGCATAAGAAAGACTATGAAGACATATTATAAAGTTAGTGATGTATTAAAACAAATCGGTATAGCACGAAGCACCCTTTATAATTGGGAAAAAGCGGGTCTTATCCCGCAACCGAAACGGAATCGTGCCGGTTATCGTGTGTATACAGAAGGTGATATTAAAAAGATTGCTAAGTATGCTTTTAAGATTGAGTATCCGCAGGAACAGTTAAAATTATTTAAGAATACACATTGAGGAATGTATGAGGAATCGAACTATAATTATTATTTCTTTAGTATTGATGGCAGTAAGTGTATGTCTTTTTGGTATAGCAGTAGGTAAAGATGCTAAGAAGAGCGATACAAAAGCGCCATCTAAAGATTTTTCGTATGATAGCAAGAACATGAGAGATCCTTTTACTCCCCTAGGGAAGGGAAGAGGCGGAATATATACCGTACGTAATTTAAAGATTGAAGGAATCATCAGTGATAACGGTGAAACGCTGGCAGTGCTTTCAGGTAAAGTTGTCCGTGTTGGCGACAGTATATTTGATGCAAAGGTAGTGTCTATAAATGATAATAAAGTAGAGCTTATCTATAAAGGCGAGTCAGTAATATTAAAGATGCAAAAATATAAATAAAGCTCCATACAAAATGAGGAAAATAATGCAAAAAAATAAACTGAAGTACTATTATGCCGGTCTTTGTATTGTGACTGTGTTCCTGCTCAGTATAGCATTTACCAAGTTCGCTTTTACTGCTGATGAAGTATCTCCAGCTGCCCAAGATGTGGCTTTAGAGGCTGTCTCTCAGGTTATAGAAGGGAATGTAAACGACACCGATATCAAGAAGGACGATGCAGTTGTCTCCCCAGAAAATATTCCGGCACCTGACGCTGAAAAAACGATCAGTTTCGATTTTCCCGATACCGATATCCGGGTTGCGTTAGAGACTATTGGAATAAAGGTAGGGGTAAATATTGTTGCAGGCCCAGAAGTAAAAGGAAAGATTTCGATGAAATTGGAGGACGTTTCGTGGCGAAAAGCGCTTGATATACTTCTGAAAACATATGGTTACGGGCATGTTCAAGATGATGGGATTATACGGGTGATGTCCATAGAAAACCTGAAAAAAGAAGAAATGATGACGGCACTATACACCCTGCAGTATGGAGATCCTGTAGAAATTGCAAAAGGAGTACAGGCGCTTTTATCCGATGAAGGAAAAGTCGAGCCAAACGTTTCTTCCCGGTCAATAATAATAAAAGATTATCCCCGGTATCTCAATAGTATTGAGAAAACGATCAAGAAACTTGATCAGCTCGCGAAGAAGGATGCCCCGGAAAAAAAGAGTGTTTTGAAAGAAGAGGTTAAAGGGGTAGAAAACGAAATTAAACTTGACTTCAAAGAAAAGCCCATAAGGGATGTTATGTCTGACATATCAGCAATTAGTGGTATTAATATCTCTGTAGGGGAAGAAGTTGATGTAAAAGTGACGCTTACAACTAACGGGAAGTTTGTTCCATGGAGGAAAGCATTTAATACAATTATCAATACAGCTGAACTTGAATATCAGCCCTCTGACAAAATGATTAGTGAGTTTGAACCAGGGGATTTTATAACAATCAGGAAAAAGCAAAAAATTAACGAAATTATCCTTGACTACAAAGACGAACCCATCAGGGATGTTATGTCTGACATATCAGGAATTAGTGGTGTTTATATCTCTGTAGGGGAAGAAGTTGATGTAAAAGTGACGCTTACAACTGACGGGAAGTTTGTTCCATGGAGGAAAGCATTTGAGACAATTATGCGGACGGCTAACTTAACATATCAGCCCTCTGATAAACTGATTAGTGATATTGAACCAGGGGATTTTATAACGATCAGGACAAAGCAAAAGATTATAGAGATTAGTGATTACAATAAAATTATAGCCAACAGTGTCCCACTCATTTATGAAGTGTTTGAGCTTAAATATGTCGATGCGGAAGATGTTAAGAAATTGCTTGATCCAAAAAGTGAGGAATCTAGTCTTCCCAGACTGCTTTCTGCACGTGGGTGCGTCACAATCCTTAGTTTGGCGGGACAAACCGGATGGTCTTTCAGGGGAGATCCAAAAGACCAGGGGGGGGGAGGTGGAGGAGCAGCAGGCAGGCCCGAAATGAGCATCGGAGAACGCGCGGAAAAAAAACCGAGTAAATCGAGAACGCTCCTCGTTGGAGAAGTTCCCTCGAATATGGAGAATGTCCGGCAGATTATTAATACGATTGACGTGATGCCCTATCAGATCATGATCGAAGCGAAGATCGTTGAGGTAGACCGGGATGTTCTGCGCGATATCGGTTTTGAATGGGGATCCGGATTTAATGGTATTGAAGCGGGGCTCTTGGGTGCCGGTAACGGTGGGCACGTGGTGACCCAAAAGCTCACCGAGGGAGGAGCCTCAGTTCTTGAAAATCTAAAAATGGGGTTTCAAAATCTCTCATATGACACAAATATGACTCCCTCGTCGTTTAACCCAAATTCGACGGGTTTAAATCCGGATACCAGCGGATTTAAATTCAAGATGGAGAAATTGCTTAATACACAGGTAGAGGTTATATTGCATATGCTGGAAGAAAACAGTGGCGCGAATATTCTTTCGGCGCCTAAGATTATGACGTATAGTAATCAGGAGGCGTCAATAGTTGTTGGAACGGAGATACCTCTTCTTTCGACAGAGATTACCCCAAGCGCTGTCGGGCAACCGACTGTTTCCGCCCAATTTAATGGTTATTTGCCAGTAGGAATTCGTTTGAGCGTAGTGCCTCAAGTGAGCAATAAAAAATATATAAATATGATCCTCCATCCTACGGTGACATCAAGACTTTATGACATGACAATAATTGAACCAAATACGCGTATACCGCTAATAACTTATCCGGTACTCGAAACGCGAGAGGCTGATACACAGATTTTACTCGGAAACGGGGAAACGGTTGTTATTGGTGGCCTTCTCAAAGATGAAAAGAAAGAAACGCGTATAGGTGTTCCGTTTTTATCTGATCTACCTTTTATCGGGGAGCTTTTTAGGAGGACGGTAACGAGCACAAAGAAAATCGATCTGTTGATATTTGTTAAGGCGACTATTGTTCTTAAGGGCAGAGGAGCAGATGAAAGTGTGAGATCATATGTTCTCAGCAAAAAAGAAGGAGAAAAACTTTTGTCAGAGGGCACGAATGACAGTATCTATACTGGTGAAGAATAGTTGTTATGAAAAAATATTTTATAAAGGAGAAAAAAATGCCTAAAAGAATGTATATTTTTGTGATTCTAGCCGGTTTTATGAGCTTTATCGGTTGTGCGACAACGGTAAAACCTGTTGCGACGACGGTGAAACCTGTCAAAACAAATGTCACCGCCGAGAAGATTTCAACGCAGACCGTTGTCAAAGACATGAATACTGTGGCGATTTTCCCGCTTGCGGATTACTCGAAAGAACAGTCTTTCCTGTGCAATCCTCGCTATGGAATCAATTTAAAAGTAATGGAGGCGATCACCGACGGACTTGTTTCGCGGGGGATCACTGTCCTCAATCAGGAAGATGTTAACGGTTTTTTGATTGAGGAAGGAATTATTGCGGTAATGGATAAAAACGTGGAGGATGTGTCGAACCCTCAGTGGGAACTGATGAACAACCCTCATGAAAAAGTACAACAGGCAAATCTTGTTCATATGATGTCTCAGGATACGACGGGTGATTTTAGCAATAACAAGGTCTTGGACGGCGTGAAAGTTGGCCTCTCGAAAGGCAAGGTAAGAGAAATAGGCAATACGTTGGGAGCTGATAAAATTATCCGTGGACAGATTATTGAATATGGTTTTAATGAAACGAAGAGTTTAAACCGCAAAAACGGGTGGTTAACGGCAACAGTCGGCGGACTCGTTGAAGGGGCGGGCGCGTTTGTGTATCAACAAGGATACGAAAAAGGACTCCCGGATTCATCAGGGATTAGCAAGTATGTTTACAGCAACGATATGGGATCGGGCCCGGGCGCCAATATTCCGCCAAAACTTTCAAACTGTTATGTCCAGATTCGGCTCTATCTTCAGGACGTTAAAAGCGGCAAGATATTGTGGAATAATAGAATTGAAACAAGATTTACCCCTCCGTCAACACTTGCCTACGATGATAATCAGCCGAAGAAGATGACAGATGATTCTATAAGTAAAGCAGTTGATACTCTGCTTGAAGATTTATTCAAAGATAAAAAGAAAGAAAAGTTTTTAGGGCTGCTATAGGATTAAAGGGGCAGGATATTCTAGAATTAAGTATCCTCCCTCTTCCGCCACTGAGACTGTAAAAGTCACAAGTAAATGGTAGCTGCTACCATTTATCTTAAAACATGCCTTTTTGAATCCTTTTCAATCCCATATGCTTCATTAATTGTATGTATAATAATATGTATAAATGTATTGACAAATAGTCAATATAGGATATAATGATTATATGGCAGTGGATAAAAATATCAGTTTTGAATGGGATGATGAAAAAGAAGCAGCAAATATAAGAAAACATAGAATCGATTTTGTGACGGCTGTGCAGGCTTTTAAGGATCCGGAAAGAAAAATTTATAAGGATTCAAAACATAGTGTTGAAGAGGAAAGATTGTTTTGTATTGGAAAAGTCGAAAATAGAATAATAACTGTGAGATTTACTTATAGAGCTGGAAAGATCAG
This is a stretch of genomic DNA from Candidatus Ancaeobacter aquaticus. It encodes these proteins:
- a CDS encoding BrnT family toxin, producing MAVDKNISFEWDDEKEAANIRKHRIDFVTAVQAFKDPERKIYKDSKHSVEEERLFCIGKVENRIITVRFTYRAGKIRIIGAGFWRKGGKYYEGKD
- a CDS encoding MerR family transcriptional regulator, which translates into the protein MKTYYKVSDVLKQIGIARSTLYNWEKAGLIPQPKRNRAGYRVYTEGDIKKIAKYAFKIEYPQEQLKLFKNTH
- a CDS encoding secretin N-terminal domain-containing protein, producing the protein MQKNKLKYYYAGLCIVTVFLLSIAFTKFAFTADEVSPAAQDVALEAVSQVIEGNVNDTDIKKDDAVVSPENIPAPDAEKTISFDFPDTDIRVALETIGIKVGVNIVAGPEVKGKISMKLEDVSWRKALDILLKTYGYGHVQDDGIIRVMSIENLKKEEMMTALYTLQYGDPVEIAKGVQALLSDEGKVEPNVSSRSIIIKDYPRYLNSIEKTIKKLDQLAKKDAPEKKSVLKEEVKGVENEIKLDFKEKPIRDVMSDISAISGINISVGEEVDVKVTLTTNGKFVPWRKAFNTIINTAELEYQPSDKMISEFEPGDFITIRKKQKINEIILDYKDEPIRDVMSDISGISGVYISVGEEVDVKVTLTTDGKFVPWRKAFETIMRTANLTYQPSDKLISDIEPGDFITIRTKQKIIEISDYNKIIANSVPLIYEVFELKYVDAEDVKKLLDPKSEESSLPRLLSARGCVTILSLAGQTGWSFRGDPKDQGGGGGGAAGRPEMSIGERAEKKPSKSRTLLVGEVPSNMENVRQIINTIDVMPYQIMIEAKIVEVDRDVLRDIGFEWGSGFNGIEAGLLGAGNGGHVVTQKLTEGGASVLENLKMGFQNLSYDTNMTPSSFNPNSTGLNPDTSGFKFKMEKLLNTQVEVILHMLEENSGANILSAPKIMTYSNQEASIVVGTEIPLLSTEITPSAVGQPTVSAQFNGYLPVGIRLSVVPQVSNKKYINMILHPTVTSRLYDMTIIEPNTRIPLITYPVLETREADTQILLGNGETVVIGGLLKDEKKETRIGVPFLSDLPFIGELFRRTVTSTKKIDLLIFVKATIVLKGRGADESVRSYVLSKKEGEKLLSEGTNDSIYTGEE
- the pilO gene encoding type 4a pilus biogenesis protein PilO, producing the protein MAKYSKEQLEKGMLIVIFVLAFGAGFWYMLLAPGFGKIAQTKKKTADLSRQIEDAEFKIKNKDKFVDRHEVFEKRIKELERGIPKEADTSWILRTVAEIENDLKFKTEKIEPYKGEKVQGAVEEAENPLFTFRHAKIKLKAGYHEAGKFINTLEKKTKFLEIKNVSIGYNPKTPYQHNVEIKVKYLVLKKPLLE